ttttgtttgtttgtttttttttaactgcttttaatttgtgtaattaattACAATGCGAGTGCCTCATTGGTTAGTTTTCAATTTCCGTTGTGGTTGCCATTGTATTCCATTGTATAGTAATGATCCTATTAATACAAACTGTTTGTGGTCTGCAGAATTTCGAGAGTTGTGTAAAAAACTAGTGCCCACATAGGGTTTGGAATACAAATCCTGCACACCTCTACAACTCTACAAAATTATGTGGTAAGTGCAGTTGCTGAGAATCTATAAGGGAAGGAACTACCCAATTTAAGATCACTTTTAAGATATTTTTGTGATATCTGCAGGTTGCATTATGGAGGATAAATTCCTACCCATTTCTACGAGGATATAGCATGTAAGTTACTTTACACTACAGACTACTCGCTTTGTTCCTACTGCAAAAAAGGGGTCTGTATGAAAGCTGAATGCAGATTTTGATGAGAAGATGGAAACCCACCCCAGTCTCATTCCAAATCCTTTGTATAGACTGTCAGAAAGATGGTTATTAAAATGGATTTCTACAGTGTGGAGGATCAGATTGTACACACAgggcttttttttcttaatatggTGCAAAGGTAGGAAATTATTTGCCTGCACCTATCCAtctctgtattttaaattgtaaacttAGCCATTTATCATATTAAGTTTAGCTCTGTGGCTGTCTGTCTCACAAGtggtataatttaaaataataattagaaatatGTAAATAGACAAAATGGACGAGCAAATGCATATTAGGATAGTTACTGGACTGTATTACTTGAATGATTTGCTGAAAAACGATCCTCCGATCTGTTTCCTCAGGTACTCTACTGCAATCCATCTTTCTACTCCCTAGTAAGACAGTGCAGTTATGCTATTATGCAGCCTGGGCTCTATAAACGGAAGCCCTCGTTATTTGCACTCACTAAGCATTCTAAAATGAATCAATTCTCTTAAACTATAGGAGCTGCATTCTGTTGTATTACATCGAATTGTTTATCAAGACAGCTGACTATGCCAAATTACCTGTAAATTAAGACTTCATCATCAGAGCAATTGTATTGGATCTGGTACATTTTAACCTTGGGTGCTGCTTTGCTGACTGACCACTTGACCAAGGCGGAGACTGACGTCACCTCTGACACGGACACCACCCTCTCTGGGGGGCTCTTGTCCTCCCCCTTGTTGGTCTTGGCTGAGCTGGTGATGTCCGAGAGCCTGGACTTGGGCTGTGAGGTTCGGCCAGTACCATTGCTGAGGTGGGGTAGCTGGATGATGGAAAGCTCAATGAAGGCAGTGGACTCCCCAGCGGCATTGGCAGCGATGCAAGTGAAGGTGCCGTAGTCCTTGGAGGTGGTGATCATGATGTCCAAAGTGCCGTTGTCATAGACTGTTGCCCTGGAGGAGTTTCCAATGAGCCTGTCATCGGGAGCCACCCAGTGGATGACTGGTGATGGATCTCCTATGGCTTTGCACTTGAGGCTTGCTGTCTGGCCTTCCAGCACCAGGAGCTTGTGGGTGTGCTGGGTGATCAGGGGCGGCTCACACACAAACTCCTCCTCTTTCACATACCAGAAGTACCGACCCTTGAGGCTTGGAGGGGAAGCACAGGTTTCCATATCATCCTCACGGTCCAGTCTCCTGAGCCACAGGAGCTCACAGTTGCAGTGTAAAGGGTTCCCCCCGATGCTGAGAGTCAAGAGAGGGGCATAAGGGGTTGTCAGCACCATGTTGTTCTGTGAGCGGGCAAAGATGGGATCAGGGGGCAGCTTCTGCAGCCGGTTGGAGGTCAGGTCCAACCTGGCCAGCTTTTGGAGGTCAGTGAAGGTACCCTCTGCTATGTAATCAATAAGGTTGTGGTCCAAGCTGAGCTGATGCAGGTTGACCATCTTGCGGATGGATTCCCACGGGACACCCTGGAGGTTGTTGTACGAGAGGTCTAGATCCTCTAGGGTCAACAGGCAGTCCTCAAAGGATTCATCTGAGATGCGGCTCAGTTGGTTGTTGTTGAGAATCAGGTGCTGCAGGTTGAAGAGTCCCCTCAAGGCATCGGCCCCTATCTCTGTTAGCCGGTTGGTGTCCATGTGAAGGGATCGCAGGGTCTCAAGGTCGACGAAGGAGAAGGGCTGGATGGAGCTGATTGTGTTCCGGGACAATGTCAGATCTACCAGCCCTGTCATGTTAGCAAAGTCCTGCTGGGTGATTCTGATGATGTAGTTGCCACCCAAACGGAGCTCCACAGTCCTGCGGTCGATGTCCAGAGGCACAAACAGGAGGCCCTTCGAAGGACAGAGTGTGCCTAGAGACTCAGACAGGTTCTGGCAGACACAGTATTTAGGACATGCGTGGACCATCATCGCTGCTGTTCCAAGAATCAGGAGGCTGCAGAGCACTTTGTCCATGGTAGATCATGCACTGGGACctgccatggaaaaaaaaaaaagaaacatgaatacTCATCACTCTTTGGCAATTTCTACTTCAATAACATTGACAACAGCAATTTTGCTTAAACTATAagatatatacagtcaaccctctttataccgccAGGTAAGGGCCAAGGGCAAAAAAGGGCAACAAGCCAGGGTGACATATAGTGAGggtcaaccaaaaaaaaaaaagaaaaatacacaaaaccttctatatttgtaataaattcaaacattttattttttttagttatacaattacagtatctccaggccattttaataaaacattaatcttttttaaaactccagtactagttcttaacacaacagtaggtctactagtgtcattttatcatattttcccatctgtatgaaacgtACATGGTTATTTTAGAGGAACAGTGCAcactttaagaaaataataagaaaaaaataaacactcctttagtttcaaatcacccaaacaacaattccataaaaaagcttatgtttgttttactgtactgctGAATACTGTCCCCTATTTCACTTGCACTTAAGCTCAagagcattcttttttaagctgTTACAAAAAAcgttgaatatgtacaggcaaactctttttttaaaagaaaattcttgcagatttttttcttttgctctggtgttaaatgtagggtcgactcgccacgctgtactttctgttttactttgggaACGGGAGTGCTGATGACACcggtatgaacgttcagttaacaacaacttaggaaagcgagtcaaaggttaactgcataactttgttgttttaattggccatgattatttcgctgTTGCTACAATGAggaaaactacaatgcttatatttacatttgcttggTTTAGGAAGTTGGTTGGTAGCAGACAGAGGGCTGGCGATATAAAGGGGGGCGTTATAATGCAAGACAACTGTgtgcgcgcatatatatatatatatatatatatatatatatatatatatatatatatatatatatatatatatatatatagtatatattagtcAGGGCACATTGGGCAGGGTTTATGAAAGTGCGTAACATACTTTCACGCAATGTGAAAATTACTGGTACATGATTTaatgataattgcaattactgtgcatgttaatgatttccgtatttactattgcaattgtatgtATTATCGTGGAATAGTGGCCATATTATGGTGCAGACTAATTTTATtatgccacactatggtaatcaaaatgaatatgtgatttgtatggtaatgtatgataatgtgtttaaatgagcatccagctcagaatactGAGGTGAGCTGTATTCACAAGATATTTACTAAAGGACATTAATTTTAGTGCGTgcattaaaattataatttattagTGCGTATGGAATTcagcctttaatcactgatagATGCTAtatttctggcctgaaaactagtgatgtgcagttcgatTCTTCACTCTGTACTCGAATACGGAactgtgcatgtaaattaatgcgttctctgttagtacatggggcagtaaatttagattgatcacgcacgttaggctcactatTTTATGTGTgcactaactccaaatttagtgccctttcgcaAATGAGGCCCATTGAGTGTTAATTGGATGTTAATTCAATGTGAGGCTGCAAGACTAATGTTTCCATTATTCTTGGGATATGTGACCATTCTTTAATAATTACCACCTCTAAATACTTGATGGAAGTCAAACAGAATCAATTGTTTTGACTATAGTGACAGaaactgactgtatatatatatatatatatatatatatatatatatatatatatatatatatatatatatatatatatatatatatacatgtctATTTTATATTCATATCTTGCATTTTGCACAATATAAAGAGAAATGAAATGTCTGCATTTTTGAGCTGTGTTATTTATCCACAAAAGAATCACTATCAGGCTCTCagttgtcaaaatgaaaaataacaagacATGAAAAATAACCAAGGCACATATATGATATTCATGAGCTTGTTGCTGACATGGAACACATATTTCCAAATGTTTGAGGGCCTAGTTTTGAAATTTGGCAAATACAACATCCATATTAGAACTACTAATTTACAACAAGATGTACAGTACACTATGCTCAGTAGGCACCAGAATAAAATGCACAGCAGGTGTGAGGCAAGTTGCTTTAACCAAGGGGTTTACAGAGCAGTGGCTGTATTCCTGAGAAGTTAGCAGAGATATCATATTGTAATATTGTTGTGGGCCATCA
The Polyodon spathula isolate WHYD16114869_AA chromosome 5, ASM1765450v1, whole genome shotgun sequence DNA segment above includes these coding regions:
- the LOC121316209 gene encoding leucine-rich repeat and fibronectin type-III domain-containing protein 2; the encoded protein is MDKVLCSLLILGTAAMMVHACPKYCVCQNLSESLGTLCPSKGLLFVPLDIDRRTVELRLGGNYIIRITQQDFANMTGLVDLTLSRNTISSIQPFSFVDLETLRSLHMDTNRLTEIGADALRGLFNLQHLILNNNQLSRISDESFEDCLLTLEDLDLSYNNLQGVPWESIRKMVNLHQLSLDHNLIDYIAEGTFTDLQKLARLDLTSNRLQKLPPDPIFARSQNNMVLTTPYAPLLTLSIGGNPLHCNCELLWLRRLDREDDMETCASPPSLKGRYFWYVKEEEFVCEPPLITQHTHKLLVLEGQTASLKCKAIGDPSPVIHWVAPDDRLIGNSSRATVYDNGTLDIMITTSKDYGTFTCIAANAAGESTAFIELSIIQLPHLSNGTGRTSQPKSRLSDITSSAKTNKGEDKSPPERVVSVSEVTSVSALVKWSVSKAAPKVKMYQIQYNCSDDEVLIYRMIPTASKAFLVNNLVSGVQYDLCVLAIWDDTATTLTATNVVGCATFITSEDYPQCQSLHSQFLGGTMILIIGGIIVATLLVFIVILMVRYKATSSGNSGKLPDVSNTYSQTNGGHTVQNGVLPQVKPKVVVRDELMEFNCGSLQSSLSSSSSSLVSRDCDDYSLHSDRSTLSNKWTPVSRSRHNLDHLLGAFTSLELRGQRREDVPTNTRNSILAPQSDKEPLLGRGETKLRSFLTLPLESKPKRSHSFDMGNFVTTQCCSYPKKITNIWTKRSLSVNGMLLQYDEGDLAESKVNSGSSEWVLESTV